The Glandiceps talaboti chromosome 9, keGlaTala1.1, whole genome shotgun sequence genome window below encodes:
- the LOC144440479 gene encoding uncharacterized protein LOC144440479 — MDFTRLLKYTIVIMTFVCRCMTVPITQMITHYIHRGEKLNMTFDMDLDFDVTRQQYDIWVTVFNSDRTDAMCEVKSWMDPPCLGNYCISRKFLQTRNAMSVTFTINKVSKNDSREYTADIIITERSQIQGKAKKYKHQETVKFAVKVLRSRNIKCNSRKSKPRKLKGKTRRS, encoded by the exons ATGGACTTTACACGTCTGCTTAAGTATACGATTGTCATCATGACCTTCGTCT GTAGATGCATGACAGTACCTATCACACAGATGATTACCCATTACATCCACCGGGGTGAGAAACtaaatatgacctttgacatggaCCTTGATTTTGACGTGACTCGTCAGCAGTATGACATATGGGTGACCGTGTTCAATAGCGATCGTACTGACGCGATGTGTGAAGTCAAGTCATGGATGGACCCACCATGTTTAGGAAACTACTGCATTAGCCGTAAATTTCTACAGACCAGGAATGCAATGTCTGTGACCTTTACTATAAATAAAGTGTCAAAGAATGACAGTAGGGAATACACCGCCGATATTATAATCACAGAAAGAAGCCAAATTCAAGGGAAAGCGAAGAAATATAAGCACCAGGAAACTGTCAAATTTGCTGTTAAAGTTTTAC gtagCAGAAACATAAAATGCAACAGCAGAAAATCAAAACCTAGAAAATTGAAGGGTAAAACACGACGCAGTTAA